Proteins encoded together in one Janthinobacterium tructae window:
- the lgt gene encoding prolipoprotein diacylglyceryl transferase, with protein MLIHPMPDPIAIQIGPLAVHWYGLMYVLAFALFIILGRVRIKQPHIAVLGWKKEDLDDMLFYGMLGVVIGGRLGEVLFYRPEYFMHNPLEIFMVWHGGMSFHGGFLGVILAMYLWSRKAGRNLFDVLDFIAPLVPLGYAAGRLGNFINAELPGRIAPDSLPWAMQWPGIPYPVHPSPIYQMLVDGILVFIILWLYARKQRPRMAVGAMFTLLYGCARFFTEYFRTPDWEVVWLGVPITSGQMLSLPMIVGAIALLVWAYKSQVMGTPPTKARVADA; from the coding sequence ATGCTGATACACCCGATGCCCGATCCGATCGCCATACAAATCGGCCCGCTCGCCGTGCACTGGTACGGCCTGATGTACGTGCTGGCCTTCGCCCTGTTCATTATCCTGGGCCGCGTGCGCATCAAGCAGCCGCACATCGCCGTGCTGGGCTGGAAGAAGGAAGACCTCGATGACATGCTGTTCTACGGCATGCTGGGCGTGGTGATCGGCGGGCGCCTGGGCGAAGTGCTGTTCTACCGCCCCGAATACTTCATGCACAATCCGCTCGAGATCTTCATGGTGTGGCACGGCGGCATGTCCTTCCATGGCGGCTTCCTCGGCGTCATCCTGGCCATGTATCTGTGGAGCCGCAAGGCGGGCCGCAACCTGTTCGACGTGCTCGACTTCATCGCCCCGCTGGTGCCGCTCGGTTATGCGGCCGGCCGCCTGGGTAACTTCATCAATGCAGAACTGCCGGGCCGTATTGCGCCGGACAGCTTGCCGTGGGCCATGCAGTGGCCGGGCATTCCGTACCCCGTGCATCCGTCGCCGATCTACCAGATGCTGGTCGACGGCATTTTGGTGTTCATCATCCTGTGGCTGTATGCGCGCAAGCAGCGCCCGCGCATGGCAGTGGGCGCCATGTTCACCCTGCTGTACGGGTGCGCGCGCTTCTTCACGGAATACTTCCGCACGCCGGACTGGGAAGTCGTGTGGCTGGGTGTGCCCATCACCTCGGGCCAGATGCTGTCGCTGCCGATGATCGTCGGCGCCATCGCGCTGCTGGTGTGGGCATACAAGAGCCAGGTAATGGGCACGCCGCCCACCAAGGCCCGCGTGGCGGACGCCTGA
- a CDS encoding EVE domain-containing protein, with product MKQYWLMKSEPDEVSIDDLMAAPQHTMPWFGVRNYQARNFMRDGMRPGDGVLFYHSSCPQPGVAGVAEVASGAYPDHSQFEEGGKYFDPKATHEQPRWISVDVRGVKKTELLPLSEMRQMPELEDMLLLKKGSRLSITPVTPAQWKVITSRLKA from the coding sequence ATGAAACAATATTGGCTGATGAAATCCGAACCCGATGAAGTGAGCATCGACGACCTGATGGCGGCGCCGCAGCACACCATGCCGTGGTTCGGCGTGCGCAACTACCAGGCGCGCAACTTCATGCGCGATGGCATGCGGCCGGGCGATGGCGTGCTGTTTTATCATTCCAGCTGCCCGCAACCGGGTGTGGCGGGCGTGGCCGAAGTGGCCAGCGGCGCGTATCCCGATCACAGCCAGTTTGAAGAGGGTGGCAAGTATTTCGATCCGAAGGCGACCCATGAACAGCCGCGCTGGATCAGCGTCGATGTGCGGGGCGTGAAGAAGACGGAGTTGCTGCCCCTGTCCGAGATGCGCCAGATGCCGGAGCTGGAAGACATGCTGCTGTTGAAGAAGGGCAGCCGCCTGTCCATCACGCCCGTGACGCCGGCGCAATGGAAAGTGATTACCAGCAGGTTGAAGGCCTAG